In Bradysia coprophila strain Holo2 unplaced genomic scaffold, BU_Bcop_v1 contig_358, whole genome shotgun sequence, one DNA window encodes the following:
- the LOC119081584 gene encoding uncharacterized protein C05D11.1-like, whose translation MALMFYLLAGLAALLSITSTVTATTYGQKLESSVLFNKTMPIHKYKTKTGMKVVIAKTGGPQVRGYVCLATNAHDDNGIPHCLEHLVFQGSEDYPYTGSLNLIANRCYAFGTNAFTAKDRTCYYSSHVGKNGFLALLPVFLDHILYPTLTKSTFTTEVYHVTGEGEDGGVVFSEMEAASVDYNWRALLRTVHKDSGYASDTGGSLPNLRENTTHQQNVAYHKKFYRPENLCITVLGDVSIDDVMKSIQKVEKKIASKPKLPRWTRPWKVRLPALKTTTVKTLLPASNEGATDIYIAWRAPNPVVRFRKLTAFEYLLPYLASSAKPEDFYSSSVTGGVYDFTLYFHFFDVPLDKTHLVYPALIKWLRKYRKSK comes from the exons ATGGCACTTATGTTTTACCTACTTGCTGGCTTAGCAGCACTTTTATCAATAACATCGACCGTAACAGCGACAACGTATGGG caaaaactGGAGAGTTCggttttatttaacaaaactaTGCCAATTCACAAATACAAGACCAAAACTGGTATGAAAGTCGTGATCGCTAAAACAGGTGGACCTCAAGTGAGAGGTTATGTCTGTTTAg CGACTAACGCTCACGATGACAACGGAATACCACATTGCTTAGAACATTTGGTGTTTCAAG GTAGTGAAGACTATCCATACACAGGGTCGTTGAATCTAATTGCGAATCGATGCTACGCGTTTGGAACCAACGCTTTCACtg CGAAGGATCGTACGTGTTATTATAGTTCACACGTTGGAAAAAATGGGTTTTTGGCACTACTGCCTGTTTTTCTGGATCACATTTTGTATCCAACATTGACG AAATCTACCTTCACCACTGAAGTGTATCATGTGACTGGCGAAGGAGAAGATGGGGGAGTTGTGTTTTCCGAAATGGAAGCTGCGTCAGTCGATTACAACTGGCGGGCATTGCTACGCACAGTGCATAAAGATTCTGGTTATGCTTCCGACACGGGTGGATCTTTGCCCAATTTAAGAGAAAATACAACACACCAACAG AATGTGgcttatcacaaaaaattctatcGACCGGAAAATCTTTGCATAACAGTGTTAGGAGATGTGTCAATCGACGATGTAATGAAATCCATTCAGAAAGTAGAGAAGAAAATCGCATCCAAACCAAAACTACCTAGATGGACCAGACCATGGAAAGTGAGACTGCCTGCGCTAAAAACAACTACAGTAAAAACACTACTACCAGCTAGTAACGAAGGTGCCACTGATATATACATTGCGTGGCGTGCTCCGAATCCAGTCGTCCGATTCCGAAAATTGACGgcatttgaatatttgttgCCATATCTAGCCAGTAGTGCGAAACCGGAAGATTTCTATTCCAGTAGTGTCACCGGAGGTGTTTACGATTTCACTCTttactttcacttttttgatgTTCCATTGGATAAGACACACTTGGTGTATCCAGCGTTGATCAAGTGGTTGCGAAAATATAGGAAAAGTAAGTGA
- the LOC119081664 gene encoding uncharacterized protein C05D11.1-like, translated as MDYIRDQIEDSIASYANSLETNPYDTISAAIADDFLYGTTRNDFRNRMNAIDQLKYLAKAPKSYWINLIDDYFVDTAYAQSIGIPSKAELDRLTKENEELVPKRKAKLGPEGLKKKAEELADAIAINSRPVPDSVITSVPVPSIGDIDFFDVEIYRTNDDNANQPEGLDLDSWPIYAEAYDCRTNYIYITITIFTGDVKPTLRPYLYLLLKLMAESKINHDAEMDALNDFETISFDYRMGLTEPLKSFSCGSFSQTASVLMQVEQWQYDIGIKYLLARLQYTTFNATMIKDAASSLLNDYIPSALNHEYASIDLLNSMYYKADSNSRMYSTLIQKKFLTSLIASMDDETAAKQILDDIRILREQVISTANLAVHITADFTKLIKSKVDLNAPWKLFNFGPGSKTLNVVSNTEVMVDVASISGQGEIVGVDQETSYVSQHSPGVVYSDPDLPALTVACAYCTQIMASRTKSWLFLLLQIVPYSIRRCSRISIIQSFGCRSCIQRIDESYQRTNSTGRCVEPKFN; from the exons ATGGATTATATTCGGGATCAAATTGAAGATTCTATCGCCTCATATGCGAACTCTCTAGAAACGAATCCGTATGACACGATTTCAGCGGCAATTGCTGACGATTTTCTTTATGGCACTACAAGAAACGAT TTCAGAAATCGCATGAACGCCATCGATCAGCTTAAGTATCTCGCTAAGGCTCCCAAGTCATATTGGATTAACCTGATAGACGACTACTTTGTGGAT ACAGCATATGCACAATCCATTGGCATTCCTAGTAAAGCGGAACTTGACCGTTTGacgaaagaaaatgaagaactAGTCCCAAAGCGCAAAGCGAAATTGGGTCCAGAAGGATTGAAAAAGAAAGCAGAGGAATTGGCTGATGCTATTGCGATAAATTCACGACCAGTGCCAGACTCGGTGATTACTTCGGTACCTGTACCAAGTATTGGAGACATTGACTTCTTTGACGTTGAAATTTATCGTACCAATGACGACAATGCCAACCAACCGGAAGGATTGGACTTAGATTCGTGGCCGATTTATGCGGAAGCGTACGATTGTCGCACAAATTATATTTAC ATAACGATTACAATCTTTACCGGTGATGTGAAACCGACCCTTCGACCTTATTTgtatttgttgttgaaattgaTGGCTGAGTCAAAAATCAATCATGACGCCGAAATGGATGCTCTCAATGACTTTGAAACGATTAGTTTTGATTATCGTATGGGTCTGACCGAACCGTTGAAGTCATTCAGTtgtggatcattttcgcagacAGCGTCAGTGTTAATGCAAGTGGAGCAATGGCAATACGATATCGGCATTAAGTATCTCTTGGCCCGGCTTCAATACACTACATTCAATGCAACGATGATAAAAGATGCGGCGTCGTCATTGTTGAACGATTATATTCCGTCGGCCTTGAATCACGAATATGCATCAATTGATTTACTGAACTCTATGTATTACAAAGCAG ATTCCAATTCGAGAATGTATTCGACATTGATTCAGAAAAAGTTCCTAACTTCTCTCATCGCATCGATGGATGACGAAACTGCTGCAAAGCAGATCTTAGATGACATTCGAATTTTACGTGAGCAAGTAATTTCGACAGCGAATCTAGCCGTACACATAACGGCAGATTTCACTAAACTAATTAAATCGAAAGTGGATTTGAATGCTCCGTGGaaacttttcaactttggACCGGGTTCGAAAAC ACTCAATGTGGTTTCCAATACAGAGGTTATGGTCGATGTGGCGTCGATAAGTGGTCAGGGAGAAATCGTTGGAGTTGATCAAGAGACGTCGTATGTGTCTCAACATTCACCGGGAGTAGTCTATAGCGATCCAGATTTACCGGCTTTGACTGTTGCTTGTGCATATTGTACACAAATTATGGCGTCGCGTACGAAGTCCTGGCTATTCTTATTATTACAGATTGTTCCTTATTCCATCCGACGGTGTAGTCGAATTTCAATTATACAAAGCTTCGGATGTCGTTCGTGCATACAACGAATCGATGAAAGTTATC AACGAACTAACTCAACCGGACGCTGTGTggaaccaaaatttaattga
- the LOC119081671 gene encoding NFU1 iron-sulfur cluster scaffold homolog, mitochondrial-like gives MFKRAISLNSHLRQFITRNANARSISSINYKTHQINQTKSLLQPKQQFAPVIRSMFIQTQDTPNPDSLKFLPGIEVLGQGSTLDFPTGSSAYCSPLAKLIFRIEGVRSVFFGPDFITVSKLEDAEWSLLKPEIFAVIMDFFASGLPIVTDAQPKNDTQINDDDSETVMMIKELLDTRIRPTVQEDGGDIIFMAYEDGIVKLKMQGSCSSCPSSIVTLKNGVQNMLQFYIPEVVSVEQVFDKSDEVIAKEFDKLEEKIMKKDPTNT, from the exons ATGTTTAAACGGGCAATTTCACTTAATTCTCATTTGAGACAATTCATCACGAGAAATGCGAACGCTAG ATCGATCTCCTCAATCAATTATAAAACGCATCAAATCAACCAAACGAAAAGCTTGTTACAACCGAAACAACaatttgctccagttatccgATCAATGTTTATACAAACACAAGACACCCCAAATCCGGACAGCCTGAAATTCCTACCCGGCATTGAAGTGTTGGGTCAGGGATCCACATTAGATTTTCCTACTGGCAGTAGTGCTTACTGTAGCCCATTggcaaaattaatatttcgcATTGAGGGCGTGCGTTCCGTATTCTTTGGTCCAGACTTCATCACAGTTTCGAAACTCGAAGACGCCGAATGGAGCCTATTGAAGCCGGAAATTTTTGCGGTAATCATGGACTTCTTTGCGAGTGGATTGCCAATTGTAACGGATGCTCAACCGAAAAACGATACAC AGATTAATGATGATGACAGTGAAACGGTAATGATGATCAAAGAATTGTTGGATACAAGAATTCGACCCACGGTACAGGAAGATGGAGGTGATATCATTTTTATGGCGTATGAAGATGGCATAGTGAAGCTTAAAATGCAG GGCTCCTGTTCGTCATGCCCGAGTTCAATTGTTACGTTGAAGAATGGTGTTCAAAACATGCTGCAATTCTACATACCAGAAGTTGTTAGTGTTGAGCAAGTTTTCGATAAATCCGACGAGGTAATTGCAAAAGAGTTTGATAAATTAGAAgagaaaatcatgaaaaaggACCCGACAAACACTTGA
- the LOC119081666 gene encoding protein artemis-like translates to MSTFTGVMKEFPSLSIDRFDNENLRSTVFLLSHCHADHMMGLDNPNGIPGPLYLSPISSVIVKKQYPNIKELVVLKENEPTPIKYSDVDGVTRFVTVTTVAAFHCPGSVMFLLEQENVKVLYTGDFRLSKRHMEKIKRLKNLVGSIDTIYIDSTFLSTDYLNFPGQIRSATTICKIINEWIGKSPKHVISLKMPARYGYEMLYIEIGKRLKVKIHINESEMEKYRYIPELDNVFTTVPSKSPIHACFDYYNKNGRSLTCNPDIDPALIRVIKPTAMLWRQWQESSDIVKLDENKNVRVCYSNHSSMSEIRDFLLYLKPKNVELNVLPQNELQRRTMLDALSEIVNEIQSTNINRQAPIHVSSWDNLSKLSKLNMTRYSRRRDEGEHSTLCPPKRKKL, encoded by the exons ATGAGTACATTCACTGGCGTTATGAAGGAGTTTCCATCATTATCGATAGACCGATTCGACAACGAAAATCTGAGATCAACTGTCTTTCTACTATCTCATTGTCATGCCGATCATATGATGGGTTTGGACAACCCGAATGGAATACCGGGACCATTATACCTATCGCCGATATCGTCGGTTATAGTCAAAAAGCAATATCCGAATATCAAAGAGTTGGTGGTACTGAAAGAAAATG AACCAACACCTATAAAGTACTCAGATGTGGACGGAGTCACACGATTCGTTACAGTAACAACTGTGGCAGCGTTCCACTGCCCTGGGTCCGTCATGTTTCTGTTGGAGCAGGAAAATGTTAAGGTTCTCTACACGGGTGATTTTCG TTTATCGAAACGACACATGGAAAAGATAAAACGACTGAAAAACCTGGTCGGATCAATTGACACCATTTACATCGACTCGACATTTCTATCGACCGATTATCTCAACTTTCCCGGCCAGATTCGTAGTGCAACGACAATATGTAAAATAATCAATGAATGGATCGGTAAAAGCCCGAAGCATGTCATTTCGTTGAAGATGCCGGCTCGATACGGCTACGAAATGCTTTACATTGAAATTGGAAAGCGGTTGAAAGTGAAAATTCACATTAATGAAAGTGAAATGGAGAAGTATCGGTACATTCCGGAATTGGACAACGTGTTCACCACAGTCCCATCAAAGAGTCCAATACATGCCTGCTTTGATTATTACAACAAAAACGGGAGGAGCCTTACGTGTAATCCAGATATCGATCCAGCGCTAATACGTGTAATCAAACCCACTGCTATGCTGTGGAGACAATGGCAGGAATCGTCAGATATCGTGAAATTAGACGAAAACAAGAATGTTCGAGTATGTTACTCCAATCATTCGAGTATGTCGGAAATTagggattttttgttgtaccTGAAACCAAAGAATGTGGAGCTGAATGTACTGCCACAGAATGAATTACAGAGACGAACAATGCTAGACGCATTATCCGAAATTGTGAATGAAATTCAGTCCACGAATATTAATCGACAGGCACCAATTCATGTATCCAGTTGGGATAACTTGAGCAAATTATCAAAACTAAATATGACGCGTTATTCAAGACGACGAGACGAGGGCGAACATTCGACATTGTGTCcaccaaaacgaaaaaaactgTAG
- the LOC119081669 gene encoding protein-L-isoaspartate(D-aspartate) O-methyltransferase gives MKSKLLIGKLKTLINTTIQRSKMAWRSKGKDNPELISQLELNGVIKNPIVKAAMLATDRKYYCPHNPYTDAPQTIGHSVTISAPHMHAYALDLLLDKLHSECKVLDVGSGSGYLTACFARAITSKEGANNALVVGIEHQPELVEKGIDNISKDDGSLLDSGKVLIVEGDGRLGYLKEAPYDAIHVGATSPTIPAALLDQLKNGGRMVCPIGPEDGNQYLEQFDKDFEGVIHQKRLYGVRYVPLTDLRRS, from the exons ATGAAAAGTAAGCTTTTAatcggaaaattgaaaacacttATCAATACTACTATACAAAGGAGTAAGATGGCTTGGCGTTCCAAAGGAAAAGACAACCCGGAATTGATAAGTCAACTCGAAC ttAATGGAGTGATCAAAAATCCAATAGTTAAGGCAGCAATGCTAGCTACTGATCGCAAATATTATTGTCCTCATAATCCGTACACAGATGCACCTCAAACAATCGGTCACAGTGTCACCATCAGTGCTCCTCATATG CATGCGTACGCACTCGATCTCTTGCTGGATAAATTACATTCGGAGTGCAAGGTTCTAGATGTTGGTTCCGGATCAGGATACTTAACGGCCTGTTTTGCTCGGGCAATTACTTCGAAGGAAGGTGCAAACAATGCATTGGTTGTGGGAATTGAGCATCAACCAGAACTGGTTGAAAAGGGTATTGACAATATTAGCAAAGATGACGGTTCACTGCTGGATTCAGGAAAGGTGCTCATAGTTG AGGGAGATGGTAGACTTGGTTATTTGAAAGAG GCACCATACGATGCTATACATGTTGGAGCAACATCCCCGACAATACCTGCGGCA TTGCTGGATCAGCTCAAGAACGGTGGCAGAATGGTTTGTCCTATTGGTCCTGAGGATGGTAATCAGTACCTGGAACAATTTGATAAAGACTTTGAAGGTGTAATTCATCAAAAACGATTGTATGGCGTTAGATATGTTCCATTGACCGATTTACGACGATCTTGA
- the LOC119081670 gene encoding uncharacterized protein LOC119081670, with protein MLCYVPFSIVCLLLILNKCVSDEHIYGKKKGLDFYTNKVLNATQAIPKNYTILFEYVGSATSPLVDYCKITTNVNSTANFTLVEREKKIVKATIHIPNAMNVTASIELSGDAAEFQHSLQFSKVFPEHASKNAESRSLAMVFVKNAVPSVEAKQYSQNAIGVRQYGDELLYFESRNVTNVSRFPSRSFEYVEDDKTHITYVGFSFNSPTAIAFINSTFILKQELSAIAYDMNTEHFMANVSIYGFRNFGLETTYKEIIESKEICCWCNYYKKYPTSCGARTSFD; from the exons ATGTTGTGCTATGTTCCATTTTCGATTGTTTGTTTATTGCTAATACTCAACAAATGTGTCAGCGATGAACATATTTATGGAAAGAAAAAAG GACTGGACTTTTACACAAACAAAGTATTAAACGCAACTCAAGCGATTCCGAAAAACTACACGATTTTATTTGAGTATGTCGGCAGTGCAACTAGTCCACTAGTTGACTATTGCAAGATAACTACCAAT GTAAATAGCACAGCAAATTTCACTTTAGTCGAAAGGGAAAAGAAAATCGTTAAAGCGACAATACACATCCCAAATGCAATGAATGTTACGGCATCTATTGAATTATCAGGCGATGCTGCAGAATTTCAACATTCTCTTCAGTTTTCGAAAGTGTTCCCCGAACATGCGTCAAAAAATGCTGAGAGTAGAAGTCTAGCAATGGTCTTTGTAAAAAATGCTGTGCCATCCGTGGAAGCGAAGCAATATTCGCAAAATGCAATCGGTGTTCGACAGTATGGTGACGAGTTACTTTACTTTGAGAGTCGAAATGTAACAAATGTCAGTCGGTTTCCAAGCCGATCTTTCGAATATGTTGAAGACGACAAGACTCACATAACTTATGTGGGATTTTCGTTCAAT TCACCAACAGCAATAGCATTTATTAACTCGACATTCATACTAAAACAAGAACTTAGTGCAATTGCTTATGATATGAATACCGAACACTTTATGGCTAATGTTTCCATTTATGGATTTAGAAACTTCGGACTTGAGACAACGTACAAGGAAATTATCGAATCGAAGGAAATATGTTGTTGGTgcaattattacaaaaaatatccAACTTCGTGTGGTGCACGAACATCATTTGATTGA
- the LOC119081667 gene encoding annexin B10-like, which translates to MEYSPTIVPYADFNAEEDGKTLRAAMKGFGTDEQAIIDILTARSNDQRQEIAFWFKNSLGRDLIDDLKSELGGRFEDVIVALMVKPDEYLCKQLHKAMAGMGTDESTLIEILCTKTNDEISRLIGTYEDLYDKPLAQHLCSETGGYFRRLLTMIITGARDQTGSVDIELAKQQAVELFAAGEGKLGTDEEVFNRVLSHGSFAHLRYVFTEYKNLSGRTIEQAVNDEMSGDLRDAILTIIECVQSTSAYFAKRLFAAMEGMGTDDATLIRIIVSRSELDLGSIKSEFERLFDRTLLSAVKSETSGDYKHALCSIIGSA; encoded by the exons ATGGAATATTCGCCAACCATAGTACCATATGCAGACTTCAATGCTGAAGAAGATGGAAAAACCCTACGAGCTGCGATGAAAGGATTCGGTACAGATGAGCAAGCTATCATCGACATTCTCACTGCTAGATCGAATGACCAACGGcaagaaattgcattttggtTTAAAAATTCACTGGGAAGGGATCTGATTGACGATCTTAAATCTGAACTGGGTGGAAGGTTTGAGGATGTTATCGTTGCATTGATGGTGAAACCAGACGAATATTTATGCAAACAGCTGCATAAAGCCATGGCTGGCATGGGTACAGACGAAAGTACACTAATTGAGATATTGTGCACAAAGACGAATGATGAAATATCTCGTTTGATTGGAACTTATGAGGATT TATATGACAAACCACTGGCCCAGCATTTGTGTAGCGAAACAGGAGGATACTTTCGACGTCTACTGACAATGATAATAACTGGTGCTCGAGATCAGACGGGCTCGGTCGATATTGAATTGGCAAAACAACAGGCAGTCGAATTGTTTGCTGCTGGTGAAGGAAAATTGGGAACCGATGAAGAAGTATTTAATCGTGTTCTATCGCACGGCAGCTTTGCGCATTTACGCTACGTTTTTACCGAATACAAGAACTTGTCCGGCAGAACCATTGAACAAGCTGTTAACGATGAGATGAGTGGAGATTTACGGGATGCAATTTTGACAATAA ttgAATGCGTTCAATCAACCTCTGCCTATTTTGCTAAACGTTTGTTCGCCGCCATGGAAGGTATGGGAACCGACGATGCCACTTTGATCAGAATTATTGTCAGTCGTTCGGAACTTGATTTGGGAAGCATAAAATCAGAGTTTGAAAGATTATTCGATCGGACATTACTTAGTGCCGTGAAG AGTGAAACATCGGGAGACTATAAGCATGCATTGTGCAGTATTATTGGGTCAGCTTAG
- the LOC119081668 gene encoding annexin B10-like has translation MPNPTVRPYPQFKPAEDGDNLRAAMKGFGTDEQTIIDILTARSNSQRQQIVTYYTEALERDLIKDLKSELGGKFEDLIVGLMMPPEQYLCKQLNKAMAGMGTDESALVEILCTKNNEEIKRLVGVYEDMYERPLAEHLCSETGGHFRRLLTLIITGVRDETGLIEPEKVKQQAEELYAAGEAKLGTDEKVFNRIMAHSSFEHLKLVFEEYKKISGQTIEQAVKHEMGGELKDAMMALIEYTQSPQAFFAKRLHAAMKGLGTNDTTLIRIIVSRSEIDLGDIKNEFERLFDRTLLSAVKSETSGDYKKALCALIGNA, from the exons ATG CCCAACCCGACGGTTCGACCATATCCTCAATTTAAGCCTGCAGAAGATGGCGATAATCTTCGTGCCGCTATGAAAGGTTTCGGAACTGATGAACAAACTATCATTGATATCCTAACTGCTCGCTCAAACTCTCAACGTCAACAAATTGTCACCTATTACACGGAAGCTCTGGAAAGAGATTTAATTAAGGACTTGAAGAGCGAATTAGGTGGTAAATTCGAAGATCTTATTGTTGGATTGATGATGCCACCGGAGCAATATCTTTGCAAACAATTGAATAAAGCAATGGCTGGTATGGGGACCGATGAGAGTGCATTGGTGGAAATTTTGTGCACAAAGAACAACGAAGAAATTAAAAGATTGGTCGGTGTCTACGAAGATA TGTACGAACGACCACTGGCCGAACATCTATGTAGTGAAACTGGAGGTCACTTCCGCCGTCTGTTAACATTAATTATTACTGGGGTTCGAGATGAAACTGGCCTCATCGAACCGGAAAAAGTTAAGCAACAAGCCGAAGAGTTGTATGCTGCTGGTGAAGCCAAATTGGGAACtgacgaaaaagtttttaatagaATTATGGCGCACAGTAGCTTTGAGcatttgaaattggttttcgAAGAATATAAGAAAATATCCGGCCAAACGATAGAGCAAGCAGTAAAACATGAAATGGGAGGAGAACTTAAGGATGCCATGATGGCTTTAA ttGAGTATACGCAATCTCCTCAAGCATTTTTTGCAAAACGACTTCATGCTGCTATGAAGGGTCTAGGCACCAACGATACAACATTGATCCGAATCATTGTAAGTCGCTCAGAAATCGATCTTGGGGATATTAAGAACGAGTTCGAGAGACTCTTCGATCGAACACTGTTGAGTGCAGTGAAG AGTGAGACATCCGGCGACTACAAGAAAGCTTTATGCGCTCTTATCGGAaatgcataa